The DNA segment GTGGCTCAGCCTCGGGGCCGTTGTCGTTCACAtccagcagggtgaggagtAGTGTGCCCGTGCCCGTGGCCGGCGGTGAGCCTGGTGGGGACAATGCTGGAGGGAGGACCCCAAACCCAGGACTCTTGTGGGAACATGGGTGACTGAGCAGGCATGGAGACAGAGGGAGCCTCAAAACCAAGACTTTTCCAGGGACAGAGACTCTCTAGGCAAGGGTGGGAACAGCAAGGACTGATGCTGGAGAGGGGAGTCCCAAACCCAGGATCCTTACAGGGCTGgggtgccctgggcaggggttGGGCCAGTCAACGCCCACACTGCtccatgctggagctgggatgttTCCTGGTGATGGCAGCATGTGCCCCTCACGAGGCAGGGGGAACAAGGGCCCTTTCATGTCTCTCACCATCATCCACGGCCAGCAGCACGGCCATGTAGGTGCTGTTCTTGACGAAGGGGGACTCGCGGTCCAGGTGGTCCCGCGCGGTCACCAGGCCATTCTCGGGGTGCACAGCCAGCCAGCCTGCCGGGTCATGCCCCACCAGGAacctggggggcacaggggagctGGACCAGGAccctggggggcacaggggagctggtgctgcagcgAGGGGCAGCGGAGACCCCCCCAAACCCGCACTCCAATCCTGTCCCCGCTCACTTGATCCTCTGGCCCTGCGCCTTGTCAGGGTCCTTGGCCGTGCAGGCGGTGAGGGTCTGCCCCGGGGGCACATCCTCTGACACCGTGGCCAGCTGCACCAGCGGCACAAACACCGGGGCCTCATTGACATCCTCCACAGTGACTGTCACCGTGGCTGTGGCCATCGGCAGCTTCACGATGAAGGGGACCTCGTTGGCCACTGCCACGTGGAGCACAAACTGCTGCTTGGCCTCATAGTCCAGACCCTGGGAGAGGGGAGACATGGGCAGTGAGAGCGGGACAGGCTCACCTCACTGGGGGCAGCAGTGGGGTTACAGGGGGTGGCACAGACCTTGGCAGTGCGGAGGATGCCCTCGTTGGTGGCAGGGTCGGTGCTGATGGCAAAGGCACCCCCGTCGTTGCCGCGCAGGATGGAGTACACGGCTCGCCAGGCCGGCGTGCCGGGCGCGTCCAGGTCGGTGACAGCCAGCCAGGCCACCTCCCGCCCCGCCACGTTCTCCGGCACGGCCGCCTCGTACTGCGGGTCAGGGGCACCATCAGCACCACGGCCCAGCGGGCACCAGGGAGGGTCACACCCATGGGGGGGCCACTTTACCATTTTGGGGTCAAACTCAGGGGCGTTGTCATTGACATCGGCAATCTCGATGACGGCCAACGCTGTGGTGGTCAGTCCCTCGCCATCCAGGTCAGCTGCCTGCACGGTCAGTGTGTACTCCCGCACACGCTGAggtggacagacagacagacaccctGTCAGCCCCTGCGTGGGGCTGGGAACCCTGCCCACggtgctgcagagcccaccTCCCGGTCGAGGCCACTGGCGATCACGCTGAGGGTGCCAGTGGCCCGGTTGACAGTGAACATTTGGGGATGGGGCTCCCGTGGCTCCTGGCTGAGGATGGAGTAGGCGATGACACCATTGTAGCTCTCCACCGCATCATCCGCATCTGTGGCTGTCACCTGCATGATGGAGGTGCCTGGGGATGTGGATGTCCAGGTAAGTGGGATGCTGGGGGGGACAGTGCCAGGACTGTGCCCAAGGAGCATGGCTGGTGGGGTGCAGAGCTTCCCCAAGGCACAGGGACCCACCTGGCAGAGCTCCCTCTGGCACAGAGCCCCTGAACACCTCCTGTGTGAACTGGGGCTTGTTGTCATTCTGGTCTGTCACTGTCACAATGATCTCCATCGGCTCCTCCACCGGCTTCCCGTTCTCAGACACGGCGTGGGAGAAGAGCTGCGGGGTGGGGTGTGAGCGGGGGCCTGGCAGAGCACCCCAACAtccccctggtgtccccaggcaAGGACCTACGTGGTACTTGTCGATGTGCTCACGGTCCAGCGGCTGCGTCACTTTCATCCAGCCCGACTCCTTCTCAATGGTGAAGATGCCCTCGGGGGGCGcatctgctccctgccctgtgaTGCTGTAGAAGATCTTGGTGTCTCTGTCCCGGTTGGATTTGATCTGGGAGTCGACACAGACCAAGGGGTGGGGtcagcatcccccagcccaCCACACCCTGCCCCGATGCAGTGGGGACCATCAGCACCCTCTCCATGCCCAGACTGACCAGCCTCATACCTGAACCAGCTTCTTGGGGAAGGGGCCCCTCTCATTTTCAGGAACCTTGATGGGGGGGATCACCCAGTCCCTCTTCTGCCTCCTGAGAGCAGCgtgagccctggggagctcctGTGGGATGGATGGGGGTGAGTGAGGGCACAGCcggctgggggagcaggggatgggggaTACACGGTGCAGCATTACCTGGGGGGAGCGCCTGCTCTCTGCGGGAATTGGGGCAGGGTCTGGCTGGCCAGCGGCATCCCGGGGGGGTACGGCGAGCgccctgcccacccccagcAGCCGCA comes from the Ficedula albicollis isolate OC2 chromosome 11, FicAlb1.5, whole genome shotgun sequence genome and includes:
- the CDH3 gene encoding cadherin-3; protein product: MRGPRSGLCPLSIFILLLLSPLLPAVALSPAPPCVLPGLRRGPLPAPGSSGGCAGPHRTEEPDVGVREDGGPVRLLGVGRALAVPPRDAAGQPDPAPIPAESRRSPQELPRAHAALRRQKRDWVIPPIKVPENERGPFPKKLVQIKSNRDRDTKIFYSITGQGADAPPEGIFTIEKESGWMKVTQPLDREHIDKYHLFSHAVSENGKPVEEPMEIIVTVTDQNDNKPQFTQEVFRGSVPEGALPGTSIMQVTATDADDAVESYNGVIAYSILSQEPREPHPQMFTVNRATGTLSVIASGLDRERVREYTLTVQAADLDGEGLTTTALAVIEIADVNDNAPEFDPKMYEAAVPENVAGREVAWLAVTDLDAPGTPAWRAVYSILRGNDGGAFAISTDPATNEGILRTAKGLDYEAKQQFVLHVAVANEVPFIVKLPMATATVTVTVEDVNEAPVFVPLVQLATVSEDVPPGQTLTACTAKDPDKAQGQRIKFLVGHDPAGWLAVHPENGLVTARDHLDRESPFVKNSTYMAVLLAVDDGSPPATGTGTLLLTLLDVNDNGPEAEPRDITVCQRNPQPQLLTITDRDLPPNTGPFRAELTHGSEDGWAVEVGDTDDTVTLQLVAPLEPDTYSVYLRLLDRPGRAQVTIVTARVCACEGLAQGCPQRPQPVTALPFVLATLGALLALLLILLLLLLFMRRRKVTKEPLLLPEDDTRDNIFYYGEEGGGEEDQNYDLRQLHRGLDARPEVIRNDVAPTLLPAPQYRPRPANPDDIGTFIDENLKAADTDPTAPPYDSLLVFDYEGSGSEATSLSSLNSSASDGDQDYDYLNDWGGRFRKLAELYGGGEEDD